In a genomic window of Lycium ferocissimum isolate CSIRO_LF1 chromosome 9, AGI_CSIRO_Lferr_CH_V1, whole genome shotgun sequence:
- the LOC132030400 gene encoding uncharacterized protein LOC132030400, with protein sequence MGKIGCTIDGNLDESRFSEPMPWIGIYVAAASAACALAMAMDVLHGLRRRKLWFPCNFFSLNATTLTLLAVATKLSVDLNTSMPRRQDQLTKLSSAALICTVIANFMPSLGLVENKELLMNIMALGIFVITAIVNIGIQLATGVIYVFCEEHIALMFLMFVLLLLLISSALTIPTTKCFLDLKYNKKYKLVNNEGGITYRCKIEKLKDELMKFWTMAYTSSPHFVTGRLATCTASGGFCLLSTVIYAAAMFRSYFLHSSFSFCSGDSEYKWSTTLILVTHTVAIGVGTIAPAFRWFVAINFHCPKKASNACKLKWFKVENYWIRILLQWKESPLDFRICGRHGRKFAHKTKNKLLDFCIWMQILMVSLSKTVRLISTFSVSWLLISSQKAIRMLKCNNMVLSHDIESHASLKPDLSRYVLHLEGEEVLMDLMMQSNRDVVGQWIGTGKKEQPKHLLRLLEKVKSSPGFGGVYNFDHAQIPSLDSEEPPNCWALPIVTLTSIAIALPDIDFHSIKELIRCVHEGLMYIKVVEENLDARKDLVYIRKAAELLWVEVDLCYRWLDVDLRKTATEGQNPKGVLEGLSEKAKQRFIEFRKNDPHAFLKESPSKWPTNMLAANCMYRVCQTLLQSSDSKEFESSKIMFDRLSAIIADITGACLTNLQRVISMQCHHGTIEERAEGVRSAVLLLGKTESVLEILRSQPLPSSAPDQLEKIDQWRTHSKEVDYLSCSSNSPSNCTPTSQSSSDLYLTVD encoded by the coding sequence ATGGGAAAGATTGGTTGCACCATAGATGGCAACCTAGATGAGTCGAGATTCAGCGAGCCGATGCCATGGATCGGTATCTATGTTGCAGCAGCATCTGCAGCTTGTGCACTGGCTATGGCGATGGATGTCCTTCATGGCCTGCGCCGTAGAAAATTATGGTTTCCTTGCAACTTCTTCTCTCTCAATGCAACCACCTTGACTCTCCTAGCTGTTGCCACCAAGTTGTCTGTTGATCTAAATACCTCCATGCCTCGTCGACAAGATCAGCTGACAAAACTTAGCAGTGCTGCTCTAATCTGTACGGTAATTGCTAATTTTATGCCCTCTTTAGGTCTCGTGGAGAACAAAGAGCTGTTGATGAACATAATGGCTTTGGGAATTTTTGTCATCACAGCCATCGTGAATATTGGCATACAATTAGCTACTGGTGTAATCTATGTTTTCTGTGAAGAGCATATAGCCCTCATGTTTCTTATGTTTGTTTTGCTTCTGCTACTGATCTCCTCAGCCTTGACAATACCAACTACAAAGTGTTTTTTGGACCTGAAATATAATAAGAAGTACAAATTGGTAAATAACGAAGGTGGCATCACCTATAGATGCAAAATTGAGAAACTAAAGGACGAGCTGATGAAATTTTGGACCATGGCATATACCTCTAGCCCCCACTTCGTAACGGGGCGCTTAGCAACATGCACTGCATCCGGAGGTTTCTGCCTTCTGAGCACAGTAATTTATGCTGCAGCCATGTTTAGGTCTTACTTTCTCCATTCGAGCTTCAGCTTTTGTAGTGGAGACTCTGAATACAAGTGGTCCACAACCTTGATTCTTGTAACTCACACAGTGGCAATAGGAGTAGGAACTATTGCACCAGCTTTTAGATGGTTCGTAGCCATAAATTTCCACTGCCCCAAAAAAGCAAGTAATGCCTGCAAGCTCAAGTGGTTCAAAGTGGAGAACTACTGGATCCGTATACTGCTTCAGTGGAAAGAAAGCCCGTTGGATTTCAGAATTTGTGGCCGGCATGGTAGAAAATTTGCTCATAAAACAAAGAACAAACTTCTCGATTTCTGCATTTGGATGCAAATTCTGATGGTGTCACTCAGTAAGACAGTTCGGCTCATTTCCACCTTCTCTGTAAGTTGGTTACTGATAAGCTCTCAGAAAGCAATCAGGATGCTGAAATGCAACAATATGGTGTTGAGTCATGATATAGAGTCGCACGCCAGTCTAAAGCCAGATCTTAGCCGCTATGTTTTACACCTCGAAGGAGAGGAAGTATTAATGGATTTGATGATGCAAAGCAACCGTGATGTTGTAGGTCAATGGATAGGGACAGGGAAAAAGGAGCAGCCTAAACATCTTCTACGACTTCTGGAGAAAGTGAAGTCATCGCCTGGATTCGGGGGAGTGTACAACTTTGACCATGCTCAAATCCCTTCTTTAGACTCAGAAGAACCTCCTAATTGCTGGGCTCTTCCTATAGTGACACTGACAAGTATTGCGATTGCACTTCCAGACATTGATTTCCACTCAATCAAGGAATTAATAAGGTGTGTGCATGAAGGTCTCATGTACATCAAAGTTGTTGAAGAGAACCTGGATGCCAGAAAGGACCTTGTATACATCAGGAAGGCGGCAGAGTTGCTGTGGGTAGAAGTTGACTTATGTTACAGGTGGCTGGACGTCGATCTCCGCAAAACTGCCACTGAAGGACAAAATCCAAAAGGCGTGCTTGAAGGACTCTCTGAGAAAGCAAAGCAGAGATTCATCGAATTCAGAAAGAATGATCCGCACGCTTTTCTAAAGGAATCACCTTCAAAATGGCCTACCAATATGCTGGCAGCAAACTGTATGTACAGAGTATGTCAAACTCTTCTGCAAAGTTCTGATAGCAAAGAGTTTGAGAGCAGCAAAATCATGTTTGACAGATTGTCAGCCATAATTGCAGATATAACAGGTGCTTGTCTTACCAACCTACAAAGAGTTATATCCATGCAATGCCACCACGGCACCATTGAAGAGAGAGCAGAAGGTGTCCGCTCTGCCGTCTTACTTCTGGGGAAAACAGAGAGTGTTCTGGAAATTCTTCGTTCACAGCCACTTCCAAGTTCAGCACCAGATCAATTGGAAAAAATTGATCAATGGCGTACACATAGCAAAGAGGTAGACTACCTCTCCTGCAGTAGTAATTCACCCTCAAATTGTACTCCAACTTCCCAAAGTTCATCTGACTTGTATCTAACTGTGGACTGA
- the LOC132031834 gene encoding uncharacterized protein LOC132031834 translates to MGKIGCTIDGNLDDSKFSDPMPWIGIYVAAASAACALGMAMDSLHGLRHRKYWFPCNFFSLNATTMTLLAVATKLSVDLNTSMPRRQDQLTKLSSTALICTVIANFMPSLGLMENKELLMNIIALGIFVVTAIVNIGIQLATGVIYVLCKEHITLMFLMLVLLLLLISSAMTIPTTKRYLDLNYNSKYKLANKECNITDTCTDEKLKDELMKFWTMAYTSCPHFVGARLATCTASGVFCLLSTVIYVEAMLRSYFLHNSFNFCSGESEYKWSTTLILVIQTVAIGVGTIAPAFRWFMAINFRCPKKANNACKPKFKVENYWIRILLQWKECPLDFRYCGRHGRKVAHKTKNKLLDFCIWMQIMMVSLSKLVRLISIFSVSWSLISCRKAIKMLKCDSMVSSLDTELESQASSKPDLKHYALHLEGEEALIDLMMQSNRDVVGHWIRMGKKKQPKHLLRLLEKLKSSPGFRGVDEFDSAQIPSLDSEDPPNCCALPVVTLTSIAIALPDVDFHSIKELIRCVHEGLMYIKLVEDNLDGRKELANVRRAAELVWLEVDLCYKWLDVDLRKMATEGQYPKDVLEGLSEKAKQRFIEFKKKNLTVCPKESPSKWPTNMLAANCMYKVCQNLLVSSDSKEFENSKIMFDRLSTMIADITGACLANLQRVISMQCHNGTIEERAKGIRSAILLLGKTENILEILRSEPLPSLVPDQLAKIDHRCTLSKEVEYVSCSSSSPSNCTPTSESSYDLYLTVD, encoded by the coding sequence ATGGGGAAGATTGGTTGCACCATAGATGGCAACTTAGATGACTCAAAATTCAGCGATCCGATGCCATGGATTGGTATCTATGTAGCAGCAGCTTCTGCAGCTTGTGCACTGGGGATGGCAATGGATTCCCTTCATGGCCTGCGTCATAGAAAATACTGGTTTCCTTGTAACTTCTTCTCTCTCAATGCTACAACCATGACGCTCCTAGCTGTTGCCACTAAATTGTCTGTAGATCTAAATACCTCCATGCCTCGTCGACAAGATCAGTTGACAAAACTTAGCAGTACTGCTCTAATCTGTACAGTAATTGCTAATTTTATGCCTTCTTTAGGTCTCATGGAGAATAAAGAGCTGTTGATGAACATAATCGCTTTGGGGATTTTCGTCGTCACGGCAATCGTGAACATTGGCATACAATTAGCTACTGGTGTAATCTATGTCTTATGCAAAGAGCATATAACCCTCATGTTTCTTATGCTTGTATTGCTTCTGCTATTGATCTCCTCAGCCATGACAATACCAACTACAAAGCGTTATTTGGACCTGAATTATAACAGTAAGTATAAGTTAGCAAACAAAGAATGCAACATCACTGATACATGCACAGATGAGAAACTTAAGGACGAGCTGATGAAATTTTGGACCATGGCCTATACCTCTTGCCCCCACTTTGTGGGGGCGCGCTTAGCGACATGCACTGCTTCTGGAGTTTTTTGCCTTCTGAGCACAGTAATTTATGTTGAAGCCATGCTTAGGTCTTACTTTCTCCATAACAGCTTCAACTTTTGTAGTGGAGAATCTGAATACAAGTGGTCCACAACCTTGATCCTTGTAATTCAAACAGTGGCAATAGGAGTAGGAACTATTGCACCAGCTTTTAGATGGTTCATGGCCATAAATTTCCGCTGCCCCAAAAAAGCAAATAATGCCTGCAAACCAAAGTTTAAAGTGGAGAACTATTGGATCCGCATCCTGCTTCAGTGGAAAGAATGCCCATTGGATTTCAGATATTGTGGCCGACATGGTAGAAAAGTTGCTCATAAAACAAAGAACAAGCTTCTCGATTTCTGTATTtggatgcaaattatgatggtgTCACTTAGTAAGCTAGTCCGGCTCATTTCCATTTTCTCTGTGAGTTGGTCACTGATAAGCTGCCGGAAAGCAATTAAGATGCTGAAATGCGACAGTATGGTGTCGAGTCTTGATACAGAGTTAGAGTCCCAAGCCAGTTCAAAACCAGATCTTAAACACTATGCTTTACACCTTGAAGGAGAGGAAGCATTAATTGACTTGATGATGCAAAGCAACCGTGATGTGGTAGGTCATTGGATCAGGATGGGGAAAAAGAAGCAGCCTAAACATCTTCTACGACTTCTGGAGAAACTGAAATCATCACCTGGATTCAGAGGAGTGGATGAATTTGACAGTGCCCAAATTCCTTCACTAGACTCAGAAGATCCTCCTAATTGCTGTGCTCTTCCTGTAGTGACACTGACAAGCATCGCAATTGCACTTCCAGATGTTGACTTCCATTCAATCAAGGAACTAATTAGGTGTGTGCATGAAGGTCTCATGTACATCAAATTAGTGGAGGATAACCTGGATGGAAGAAAAGAACTAGCAAACGTCAGGCGGGCAGCAGAATTAGTGTGGTTAGAAGTTGATCTATGTTACAAGTGGCTGGACGTGGATCTCCGCAAGATGGCCACTGAAGGACAATATCCAAAAGATGTGCTTGAAGGACTCTCTGAGAAAGCAAAACAGAGATTCAttgaattcaaaaagaaaaatttgacTGTTTGTCCAAAGGAATCACCTTCAAAATGGCCTACCAATATGTTGGCGGCCAACTGTATGTACAAAGTCTGTCAAAATCTTTTGGTAAGTTCTGATAGCAAAGAGTTTGAGAACAGCAAAATCATGTTCGACAGATTGTCAACCATGATCGCAGATATAACAGGTGCTTGTCTTGCCAACCTACAAAGAGTTATATCCATGCAATGCCACAATGGCACCATCGAAGAGAGAGCAAAAGGGATCCGCTCTGCCATCTTACTTCTGGGAAAAACAGAAAATATTCTGGAAATTCTTCGTTCAGAGCCACTTCCAAGCTTAGTACCAGATCAATTGGCAAAAATTGATCATAGGTGTACACTTAGCAAAGAGGTAGAATACGTCTCCTGCAGTAGTAGTTCACCCTCAAATTGTACTCCAACCTCCGAAAGTTCATACGACTTGTATCTAACAGTAGATTGA